In Reichenbachiella agarivorans, one genomic interval encodes:
- a CDS encoding DoxX family membrane protein → MKEIIIVIIRIALGALLVYGGVNKFIPKAPRPSSTEVSTEVPDHVIHIKAFIGGLKQSGYFWPFLGIAEIVCGLLLISQVLSLMGAVMTVPITLNIFLFHLFLEPHDLPELLLTGLCLAANISLLAYDYHRLKWIFIPNTIKL, encoded by the coding sequence TTGAAAGAGATCATCATTGTAATAATCAGAATAGCACTAGGCGCGTTGCTTGTGTATGGAGGAGTCAACAAGTTCATCCCCAAAGCACCGAGACCTAGCAGCACAGAGGTCAGCACGGAGGTGCCGGATCATGTGATTCATATCAAAGCTTTTATAGGTGGATTGAAGCAAAGCGGATATTTCTGGCCCTTCTTGGGCATCGCAGAGATTGTCTGTGGATTGCTACTCATCAGCCAAGTATTGTCCCTAATGGGTGCCGTGATGACGGTACCCATTACACTCAATATTTTCCTGTTTCACCTTTTCCTTGAACCACACGATTTGCCAGAGTTATTGCTCACAGGGCTGTGTCTGGCTGCCAACATAAGTCTATTGGCTTATGATTACCACAGATTGAAATGGATTTTTATACCAAATACAATAAAACTATGA
- a CDS encoding iron-containing alcohol dehydrogenase — MKNFELYNPTNLIFGKGQITKISTLIPAGSKVLVIYGGGSIKSNGVYDQTIAALKGFEVIEFAGIEANPQYSTLLKALEVIQSEKIDFLLAVGGGSVIDGTKFLSSAAMYEGDSPWDILANRIRTVKGMPFGTILTLPATGSEMNSGAVVSRAETNEKLAMGGPGLFPQFSICDPSVVASIPERQLANGVADAYTHVLEQYMTYPTEAHLQDRFSESIMQTLIEVAPRIMKDPSNYEVAANFMWCCTLALNGLIQKGVPTDWSVHMIAHEITAHYGVDHARTLAIVLPNAYHHQFDKKKEKLAQYAERIWGISTGTVEEKAKAAIKKTETFYQSLGIKTRLRDYTDDYQGFAAKAAQSLQDHGLSKLGEHGDITPQVAEKILEMSY, encoded by the coding sequence ATGAAGAATTTTGAATTATACAATCCCACCAATCTCATCTTTGGCAAAGGCCAAATCACCAAAATCAGCACGCTCATTCCCGCAGGCAGCAAAGTCCTCGTGATCTATGGTGGTGGCAGTATCAAAAGCAATGGCGTATATGATCAGACCATTGCTGCGCTAAAAGGTTTTGAAGTCATCGAGTTTGCAGGTATAGAAGCCAACCCTCAATACAGCACGTTGTTGAAAGCACTGGAAGTGATTCAATCTGAGAAAATTGATTTCCTACTCGCAGTAGGTGGTGGATCCGTCATAGATGGCACCAAATTCTTGTCCTCCGCTGCCATGTATGAGGGAGACTCTCCATGGGATATTTTGGCCAACAGGATTCGTACAGTCAAAGGCATGCCATTTGGAACCATCCTCACACTACCCGCCACAGGGAGTGAAATGAACAGCGGAGCAGTTGTCAGCCGAGCAGAAACCAACGAAAAATTAGCCATGGGAGGACCTGGCTTGTTTCCACAGTTTTCCATCTGTGATCCATCAGTCGTGGCATCCATCCCTGAGAGACAACTCGCCAATGGCGTGGCAGATGCCTACACACATGTCTTGGAGCAGTATATGACCTACCCTACTGAGGCACATCTACAAGATCGCTTTTCTGAATCCATCATGCAGACTTTGATAGAAGTAGCTCCACGCATCATGAAAGACCCCAGCAACTACGAAGTAGCCGCCAACTTCATGTGGTGCTGTACCCTGGCACTCAATGGCCTGATTCAAAAAGGGGTACCAACCGATTGGAGTGTACACATGATCGCTCACGAAATCACCGCCCACTATGGCGTAGACCATGCCCGGACATTGGCTATCGTATTGCCCAATGCCTACCATCATCAGTTTGACAAGAAGAAAGAAAAATTGGCACAATATGCCGAACGTATCTGGGGCATCAGCACAGGTACAGTAGAAGAAAAAGCCAAAGCTGCAATCAAAAAAACAGAGACCTTTTACCAATCCTTGGGCATCAAAACCAGGCTAAGAGACTATACCGACGACTATCAAGGATTTGCTGCCAAAGCTGCGCAAAGCCTCCAGGATCATGGTCTATCCAAACTCGGAGAACATGGTGACATCACACCACAAGTAGCTGAAAAGATCCTGGAAATGTCCTATTGA
- a CDS encoding TonB-dependent receptor plug domain-containing protein yields the protein MEETVLNKLTIITLMFLLCRGAALGQDLEFQFLDHESHEPIVGMVVLLRSTATEQLSQGVTDLEGIYRTQMPWPVEIETKHLSYEPHHQTIASGHRHVFHVRANATVMEDVTVTSDPYQNYSTNKDLFVVEEMSRQMIDQLGGNDLGDLLNFNANISVTPDAGTGRSTVSMFGLSGEYVKILLDNVPIVSDNGVGNDIDITQINLDNVERIEVVEGSMGVMYGSNAVAGIINIITKKDLNERLIVKASVQEETVGGEYNWSDEGRHIQRVSIAGRVNDKLSLLAYANHNDFKGFKNDQRGKNYYGDEGVRGYEWNPKEQFNLNGTLRFAISPATALSYKFAFYDEELVIYDTTLIGGVGVDGLPEYKAKDQSFMTKRQVHGLTFDQRFGEVPLTVFVSYQNQTRYNEQYTYDLENQIKVSTTGLTKNQSSELIYSKGVVSNLFPTRGWLSLTTGYELDYQSGYDAIASGAYSSKVSEQSLRNTDFFLQSDFNMGTNWKVSPGVRINNNSVYDNHLIWSLSSVLKLPANVETQLVIGSAYKTPNYTQLFMYFVDANHDVTGNADLDPEDGISILLNLSKKGKMGLVTFKSELKGYHFNIKDKIDLALVTDSDPNTSADIQRSTYLNINQYQTLGISTNNHIQIKNLSVQLGAAYTGVRQSIQSEETDEDYLFTLTGTGQVAYQLPKQGISMALNFKYNGPNERYDQNDDGINKVILDSFSFLDASVQKHFFDCSLEVKLGARNLLDVVSVNASGSSSGGFHDSSAPTSQLFAYGRSYFINLAYTFKK from the coding sequence ATGGAAGAGACAGTATTGAACAAACTCACGATTATAACCCTGATGTTTTTGCTTTGTAGAGGAGCAGCACTTGGACAGGATCTGGAATTCCAGTTTCTGGATCACGAAAGCCATGAGCCCATCGTTGGGATGGTAGTGCTGCTCCGATCTACTGCCACTGAGCAACTGAGTCAGGGGGTCACAGACCTAGAGGGTATCTACAGGACACAAATGCCCTGGCCTGTGGAGATAGAGACAAAGCACCTCAGTTATGAGCCTCATCACCAGACGATTGCATCAGGTCATCGGCATGTATTTCATGTCCGAGCCAATGCTACTGTGATGGAAGATGTCACAGTGACCTCAGACCCTTATCAAAACTATTCTACCAACAAGGATTTGTTTGTAGTGGAAGAGATGAGCAGACAGATGATCGATCAACTGGGTGGCAATGATCTCGGTGACTTGCTCAACTTCAACGCTAACATCTCTGTCACTCCAGATGCGGGTACGGGGCGATCTACCGTCAGTATGTTTGGTCTGAGTGGGGAATATGTCAAAATACTCTTAGACAATGTGCCCATCGTGAGTGACAATGGGGTGGGCAATGATATCGACATCACACAAATCAATCTGGACAATGTAGAAAGAATAGAAGTGGTAGAAGGGTCGATGGGCGTCATGTATGGATCGAATGCCGTAGCGGGCATCATCAACATCATTACCAAAAAGGACTTGAACGAAAGGCTCATCGTCAAAGCGTCTGTCCAAGAAGAAACAGTGGGCGGTGAGTACAACTGGTCTGATGAGGGGCGACACATCCAGCGCGTGAGTATTGCTGGCAGGGTCAATGATAAATTGAGCCTTTTGGCCTATGCCAATCACAACGATTTCAAAGGATTCAAAAATGATCAGAGGGGAAAAAATTACTACGGAGACGAGGGTGTCAGAGGGTACGAGTGGAATCCCAAAGAGCAGTTCAACCTCAATGGAACTCTTCGTTTTGCCATTTCTCCAGCTACGGCATTGAGTTACAAATTTGCCTTCTATGACGAGGAGTTGGTTATTTATGACACGACTCTCATAGGCGGAGTGGGTGTAGATGGATTGCCCGAATACAAAGCCAAGGATCAAAGTTTCATGACCAAGCGTCAAGTGCATGGTTTGACTTTTGATCAACGCTTTGGTGAGGTTCCTCTCACGGTTTTTGTTTCCTATCAAAACCAAACTCGATACAACGAGCAATACACCTATGACCTGGAAAATCAAATCAAGGTCAGTACAACAGGGCTGACCAAGAATCAATCCAGCGAACTTATTTACTCAAAAGGGGTGGTTAGCAACCTTTTTCCAACGAGAGGCTGGCTCAGCCTGACGACTGGATATGAGCTCGACTATCAAAGTGGCTATGATGCGATTGCCAGTGGTGCCTACTCTAGCAAGGTCTCCGAGCAAAGTCTCAGAAATACGGATTTCTTTTTGCAAAGTGATTTCAACATGGGTACAAATTGGAAGGTATCACCTGGTGTCAGAATCAACAACAATTCAGTTTATGACAATCACCTGATTTGGTCGCTATCAAGCGTGCTTAAGCTCCCCGCCAATGTGGAAACTCAATTGGTAATAGGGTCAGCTTACAAAACACCGAACTACACACAACTTTTCATGTATTTCGTAGATGCCAATCATGACGTGACGGGCAACGCTGACCTAGACCCAGAGGATGGCATCTCCATTTTGCTCAACCTGAGTAAAAAGGGTAAAATGGGTTTGGTGACTTTCAAAAGCGAACTGAAAGGCTACCATTTCAACATCAAAGACAAGATTGATCTGGCCCTCGTCACAGATTCTGATCCCAACACAAGCGCAGACATCCAGCGATCCACCTATCTGAATATCAACCAATATCAGACGCTGGGTATATCGACTAACAATCATATACAGATCAAGAACTTGTCTGTTCAACTAGGAGCGGCTTATACGGGCGTCAGACAATCGATCCAATCAGAAGAAACAGATGAGGACTACCTCTTTACGCTCACTGGTACAGGACAAGTCGCATATCAATTGCCCAAGCAGGGCATAAGCATGGCGTTGAATTTCAAATACAATGGGCCAAATGAGCGATATGATCAGAATGATGATGGAATCAACAAAGTAATTTTGGACTCCTTTTCTTTTCTGGATGCCAGTGTTCAAAAGCATTTTTTTGACTGCTCTCTGGAAGTCAAACTCGGTGCAAGAAACTTGCTGGACGTAGTCTCTGTCAATGCCTCAGGATCATCCTCTGGAGGATTTCATGATAGCTCTGCACCGACCAGCCAGCTCTTTGCCTATGGCAGATCGTATTTCATCAACCTCGCCTACACCTTCAAAAAGTAA
- a CDS encoding HmuY family protein has product MLTKITYKTLSILAVLSILFSACSTDEGVERIFEAAFQTNSLGLGAADESKDIVVNFSIPTIQETTVTIEVTENGVSYGSDYETEPVASEGTITVTVPAGATSAQITVTRLVDFLPAGNSIDLTLASIAGEESPEIVGNAKVSILFEEVVSTGGTIDLLTGGSNMPNQCYIDLSNYTQTAVRRDTWELAFYSGAENKVFLNAALLVSAAELVESTDIDAVNSETVFATALELSSYGQPVTVNNVSELKPGIPVGYYMYGNYTDNKAGTETAIKAISATDAENKVYIVSLGYSIPEESEGSLKTTEDERGLYKIRVLLDGENYKLQYAELDATTHQEVTISKDASNNHVFFSLVDEKTVVVEPAKSSWDINFSGVFSYFEGGFGLTYSDYALHNTLGGTGLYQVLNASDVPSYDDFTLADVEEMAFVYDNRAVIGSDWRNSGYNSPATLKDDRYYVVKDVEGNYFKLKFTRLSSETGVRGHSQFVYELL; this is encoded by the coding sequence ATGTTAACTAAAATCACATATAAAACACTTTCCATCCTAGCCGTACTCTCGATCCTCTTCAGTGCATGTAGCACCGACGAGGGCGTGGAGAGAATATTCGAGGCTGCTTTTCAGACCAACAGCCTGGGACTCGGTGCTGCCGATGAGAGTAAAGACATAGTCGTCAATTTTTCGATCCCTACGATTCAAGAAACAACCGTGACGATCGAGGTGACCGAAAATGGAGTTAGCTACGGTTCGGATTACGAAACTGAGCCTGTAGCGAGCGAGGGAACGATCACTGTCACAGTACCTGCAGGAGCAACGAGTGCTCAAATCACAGTGACACGATTGGTGGATTTCTTGCCAGCGGGCAACTCTATCGACCTTACATTGGCTTCTATTGCTGGAGAAGAATCTCCTGAGATCGTGGGCAATGCCAAAGTTTCGATTCTCTTCGAGGAGGTAGTGTCTACAGGAGGAACGATCGATTTGCTCACCGGTGGGTCCAACATGCCCAACCAGTGCTACATCGACTTGAGCAACTATACCCAGACGGCGGTCAGAAGAGACACTTGGGAGTTGGCCTTTTATTCAGGAGCTGAGAACAAGGTGTTCTTGAATGCTGCCTTGCTGGTATCAGCGGCTGAGTTGGTAGAATCTACAGACATAGATGCGGTCAATTCTGAAACTGTATTTGCGACAGCTCTGGAATTGTCTTCGTATGGTCAACCTGTCACAGTCAACAATGTGTCAGAGTTGAAACCAGGGATTCCGGTCGGATACTACATGTATGGCAACTACACAGACAACAAGGCTGGTACTGAGACAGCGATCAAAGCAATCTCCGCGACAGATGCTGAAAACAAAGTCTACATCGTATCCCTCGGTTACAGCATACCGGAGGAATCTGAAGGTTCATTGAAAACTACTGAGGATGAAAGAGGACTTTACAAAATAAGAGTACTCCTAGATGGTGAAAACTACAAGCTGCAATATGCCGAACTAGATGCTACTACTCATCAAGAAGTGACCATCAGCAAAGATGCCAGCAACAACCATGTTTTCTTCAGCTTGGTCGATGAAAAAACAGTCGTAGTAGAGCCAGCCAAATCATCTTGGGATATCAACTTCTCAGGCGTGTTTTCATACTTCGAAGGGGGCTTTGGTTTGACTTACTCTGATTATGCCTTGCATAACACACTAGGAGGCACGGGTCTGTATCAGGTACTCAATGCAAGCGATGTGCCGTCTTATGATGATTTTACCTTGGCAGATGTAGAGGAGATGGCTTTCGTTTATGACAACAGAGCTGTCATAGGCAGCGACTGGAGAAACTCAGGGTACAACTCGCCAGCTACGCTCAAAGACGATAGATACTATGTAGTCAAAGACGTAGAAGGGAACTACTTCAAATTGAAATTTACGAGGTTGTCTAGTGAAACAGGTGTTCGTGGACATTCACAGTTTGTGTACGAACTCCTTTAA